A genomic region of Magnolia sinica isolate HGM2019 chromosome 6, MsV1, whole genome shotgun sequence contains the following coding sequences:
- the LOC131248636 gene encoding alcohol dehydrogenase-like 4 has translation MGSLADENANGFHVNGYSNTQGKVITCKAAVVWGPEEPFVIEEVQVDPPKKMEVRIKIVCTSICHTDLSAWKGENEMQRAYPRILGHEAAGIVESVGEGVEDMTVGDHVVPIFNGECTDCKYCKSEKTNLCNKFRVNPFKSIMISDGKSRFSTREGKPIYHFLNTSTFSEYTVLDSACVVKINPKAPLKKMCLLSCGVSTGVGAAWNTANVQAGSTVAVFGLGAVGLAVAEGARLRGASRIIGIDINPEKFVKGKELGITDFINPKECQKPVHEEIKEMTGGVDYSFECAGNVDVLREAFLSTHDGWGLTVILGIHPTPRMLPFHPMEFFDGRRLVGCVFGDFKGKTQLPAFADKCIEVGMNLDCFITHELPFSEINEAFQLLVQGKSLRCLLHL, from the exons atgggcaGCCTAGCTGATGAAAATGCTAATGGCTTCCATGTCAATGGTTACAGTAACACACAAGGAAAGGTCATCACTTGCAAAG CTGCTGTGGTATGGGGACCTGAAGAGCCCTTTGTGATCGAGGAGGTGCAAGTTGACCCTCCTAAAAAAATGGAAGTTCGGATCAAGATCGTCTGCACTTCTATTTGCCACACCGATCTGAGCGCTTGGAAAGGCGAg AACGAAATGCAACGAGCCTACCCCCGTATACTAGGTCATGAAGCCGCTGG GATTGTGGAGAGCGTCGGTGAAGGAGTTGAGGACATGACCGTTGGAGATCACGTGGTCCCCATCTTCAATGGCGAATGCACTGACTGCAAATACTGCAAGTCGGAGAAGACGAACCTTTGCAATAAGTTCCGTGTAAATCCGTTCAAGAGCATAATGATCAGCGACGGCAAGTCAAGGTTCTCTACAAGGGAAGGAAAACCCATCTACCATTTCCTTAATACTTCGACTTTCAGCGAGTACACAGTCCTCGACTCAGCTTGCGTCGTTAAAATCAACCCAAAGGCTCCCTTAAAGAAGATGTGCTTGCTAAGCTGCGGCGTTTCGACTG GAGTTGGAGCTGCTTGGAACACTGCTAACGTGCAGGCAGGATCGACGGTGGCGGTATTTGGTTTAGGTGCAGTCGGCCTTGCG GTTGCTGAAGGTGCACGACTGAGAGGTGCATCGCGAATTATAGGAATAGATATTAATCCGGAGAAATTCGTTAAAG GAAAAGAACTGGGCATCACGGACTTCATTAACCCAAAAGAGTGCCAGAAACCCGTGCATGAG GAAATAAAGGAGATGACAGGAGGCGTGGACTATAGTTTTGAATGTGCAGGGAACGTAGACGTGCTCCGCGAGGCTTTCTTATCTACTCATGAC GGATGGGGGTTGACCGTAATTTTAGGCATTCACCCAACGCCACGTATGCTGCCTTTCCATCCAATGGAATTCTTTGACGGGAGGAGACTCGTTGGATGCGTCTTTGGAGACTTCAAAGGAAAGACCCAACTGCCGGCTTTTGCGGACAAATGCATCGAAGTG GGAATGAATTTGGATTGCTTTATCACCCACGAGCTCCCATTTTCTGAGATTAACGAAGCGTTCCAGCTGCTGGTCCAAGGGAAATCCTTGAGATGCCTGTTACATCTTTGA